A DNA window from Ornithodoros turicata isolate Travis chromosome 10, ASM3712646v1, whole genome shotgun sequence contains the following coding sequences:
- the LOC135370783 gene encoding telomere length regulation protein TEL2 homolog: MYERGGKIMAPETNTANVIEFVRRILSGSAQCHQLDIIENVLECRTALKNEASHDPKVSSSYCHLISALLECLNANSLRTSEEEELFSKLILCGAPEDVLLILTSTLGNTQRSYKQDKIVLLLSQFIENGHVEELLKGFCECKGFSKDASWNELETVLISIPERLANVCGTNVKSSLTSENYYKTIYRSLHLTLLHLCDKIRVGTDVNVTYLSRLLGRLCATGNALCFARVLLPQLVKHAKEDFIFRRLCHTLVTNVPDSSLESVMTAILAHLTCYTQVDWLCGDSVCTSSSLKYIFTMKLPLMRSFEKDDVLKNVIGHLASSERRRPLFQDLLREVLCAWGDKTLMTHQGELQQNYLTRALMISVGHLREHGCPKSDDLVRVLLHGVQNHIASPEEKIRHYGMVVAENLSSVLQPHGPKLKFEYESNPETAHLESLTNISETDSIEPVCGSDVVEIRRQSEESKPTVEYKDLDSDDDLEPYDMSHDTPLANKKPRYLRDCMEGLLEGEKPEWFESCLQSVEELITKCRDELRDVAAELAKILLYLEDKFSTDGFVSSRQRSLVVLTVQCPKKVAEYLTAQFYDRNLNIRQRLDILEVLALASHELSTPVAQKPPQNTSVSRIAEKHWEVVVRERIAAKTRHFSKGRSREETPAKNRFADVAGFFFYPLMRYYDRGQNTFDLLGDDSFVLARLIYTLGIIQSSAVHSPRSCHMARCLLEFVNSLRYHVEAYVREAILFSLSMVFINIPPSVLVSEVWSEMQELQCWLGSVVENDTSETCKMRAAQVLHLLSAVMREQAPALGE; encoded by the coding sequence ATGTATGAAAGGGGAGGAAAGATAATGGCTCCTGAAACAAACACGGCGAATGTGATTGAATTTGTGAGAAGAATTCTGTCGGGATCTGCACAATGTCATCAGTTAGACATCATTGAAAATGTTTTAGAATGCCGCACTGCTCTCAAAAATGAAGCGTCACACGATCCTAAAGTATCCTCATCGTATTGTCACCTCATAAGCGCATTACTCGAGTGCCTAAACGCAAATTCTCTCCGTACCTCTGAAGAAGAGGAATTGTTCAGCAAGCTTATCCTTTGTGGGGCACCCGAAGACGTGTTACTGATATTGACAAGTACGCTTGGAAACACACAACGGAGCTACAAACAGGATAAGATAGTGCTGCTTCTGTCTCAATTCATAGAAAACGGACACGTTGAAGAATTGTTGAAGGGCTTCTGTGAGTGCAAGGGCTTTTCGAAAGACGCTTCGTGGAACGAGCTAGAAACTGTTTTGATATCCATCCCAGAACGTCTCGCAAACGTTTGTGGAACAAACGTAAAAAGCTCTCTCACCTCCGAGAACTACTACAAGACGATATACCGATCACTGCATCTGACCCTTTTGCATCTCTGCGACAAAATACGGGTCGGTACTGATGTCAACGTAACCTACTTAAGCCGCTTACTGGGAAGGTTATGCGCAACAGGAAATGCTCTCTGCTTTGCAAGAGTATTGCTACCCCAACTGGTGAAACACGCCAAAGAAGACTTCATATTTCGCCGGTTATGCCACACACTCGTCACCAACGTTCCGGATTCCTCGTTAGAAAGTGTAATGACAGCTATTCTAGCACACCTTACTTGCTACACCCAAGTCGACTGGTTATGCGGCGATAGCGTGTGCACGTCCAGCTCATTAAAGTACATTTTCACTATGAAACTGCCATTAATGCGCAGTTTTGAAAAGGACGACGTGCTGAAGAACGTAATCGGACACTTGGCATCTTCCGAGCGGAGAAGGCCCTTGTTCCAAGACTTACTTCGTGAGGTCCTTTGTGCTTGGGGTGACAAGACTCTCATGACGCACCAGGGAGAGCTACAACAGAACTATCTCACGCGAGCACTCATGATATCGGTCGGGCACTTGCGGGAGCACGGGTGCCCAAAATCTGACGACCTCGTGCGTGTCCTCCTGCATGGTGTGCAGAACCACATAGCGTCACCGGAAGAGAAGATTAGGCACTACGGTATGGTCGTGGCAGAAAATTTGAGTTCTGTACTCCAGCCTCATGGACCTAAGCTGAAGTTTGAGTATGAAAGCAATCCCGAGACCGCACATCTGGAATCCCTGACGAACATATCCGAAACGGATAGCATAGAGCCTGTCTGTGGGAGTGATGTCGTGGAAATCAGAAGACAGTCGGAAGAATCGAAACCAACGGTAGAGTACAAGGATTTGGATAGTGATGACGACCTTGAACCGTACGATATGTCACATGACACACCATTGGCTAACAAGAAGCCAAGGTACCTCAGGGATTGCATGGAAGGTCTGCTTGAAGGCGAGAAGCCAGAATGGTTCGAGTCTTGCCTCCAGAGCGTCGAGGAGCTAATTACGAAATGCCGAGACGAGCTTCGAGACGTTGCAGCAGAACTTGCAAAGATATTGCTGTACCTTGAGGACAAGTTTTCTACAGACGGTTTCGTGAGCTCGAGACAACGGAGCTTAGTAGTGCTCACCGTGCAGTGTCCGAAGAAGGTGGCGGAGTACCTCACCGCGCAGTTTTACGACCGAAACCTGAATATTAGGCAGAGGCTCGATATCCTAGAAGTGCTTGCCCTGGCGAGCCACGAGCTTTCCACACCTGTTGCTCAAAAACCTCCGCAGAACACCTCCGTCTCTAGAATCGCAGAGAAGCACTGGGAGGTTGTAGTCCGTGAACGAATAGCTGCAAAGACCAGGCACTTCAGCAAGGGCAGGTCAAGGGAGGAAACACCAGCCAAGAATAGGTTTGCAGATGTTGCCGGATTTTTTTTCTACCCACTCATGAGATACTACGACAGGGGTCAGAATACGTTTGATCTCCTGGGTGACGACAGCTTCGTGTTAGCGCGCCTCATTTACACCCTCGGAATCATCCAGAGTTCCGCGGTGCATTCTCCGAGAAGTTGCCACATGGCGAGGTGCCTGCTGGAGTTCGTAAATTCCCTGCGGTACCACGTAGAAGCCTACGTGCGTGAGGCGATACTCTTTTCGTTGTCTATGGTATTCATCAATATCCCACCAAGTGTTCTGGTTTCGGAAGTGTGGAGTGAAATGCAAGAGCTGCAGTGCTGGTTAGGGTCGGTCGTTGAGAATGACACCAGCGAGACCTGTAAAATGCGAGCTGCGCAAGTTCTGCACCTGTTGAGTGCAGTGATGCGCGAACAGGCACCAGCACTAGGGGAATGA